Proteins encoded together in one Pseudoalteromonas xiamenensis window:
- a CDS encoding YdbH domain-containing protein, translating to MLKRVTFAISCVVLICLGSWQYRNSIALYMINHYLKQYDAHVTCLAFSLDKQANIHIESMCMDSPIVAGVINNIDIIWSFEDRLAPRIHSISILSAALEQLTLAPMPNAQPMSIEDQVNSAFIQLTSIKVPFSVEIAKLQMLLPVINEPVLLRAKLSSTKKSFYIKNTEPAQNLALTLEIGEDEICAEGKINLHSIHSRLKAVPPYAEWLNTITKLEGELAYKIVWDKHRLNAHVTTNGLDLALSKKNPDYPISVYGELIADFILEKNLLSINMRDQPKFNVQFSTHHFNELLETYQLSAASSQFVLENVSPLFEIQPKGQLTFNLNTFETTADAFSITNQNLQFELESLRYHLNEEQVVLSLLSKGELSLASLSPQFVSTMHYNGHVQLVHAKERTNVIIAPIELSTPLLNDELTALKVQKPTLTLSGYVNLTPNQAPEFELKLTAKSESVAKNTDFIVPEVTTDFTILGSEGNVTISGEVLSDALPLGRLNVHGPISATHVTFSGEKINVAKLLKQIKAHALSPLKPTSGTLSYNFELNNLNLFEPKLNTANASVTFHKLSGKWQDTAFSTLSFHDQFSFEDAHWQSQSTDGVLTVASMLSDNTLTSLRTNVKLRQVQESFTVQLQNLSVEVMGGQLSVPALQLPLGEVQSIVVSVDSLSLKELVSAQQSQGIVVEGTISGKLPVEIGQNTKGDVSILISKGLLKNDGDGVIKVKDNPAVSRMKSQQSNLRIAFEALENLQYHLLSAKVNMDETGEMILDTKIQGYNPDIDNDVNFNLNLNYDLPGLLQSLLIAEQLEKKLTDRLIPKESK from the coding sequence ATGCTCAAGCGAGTTACCTTTGCAATATCCTGTGTTGTCTTAATTTGCTTAGGTAGTTGGCAGTATAGAAATTCAATTGCTCTGTACATGATTAACCATTATCTGAAGCAGTATGATGCCCACGTGACATGTTTAGCCTTTTCATTGGACAAGCAGGCAAACATCCATATTGAATCCATGTGCATGGACTCCCCTATCGTTGCTGGGGTAATCAATAATATCGACATTATCTGGTCTTTCGAAGATAGACTTGCGCCTCGCATCCATTCTATTTCTATTCTATCTGCTGCTCTCGAGCAACTGACTTTAGCGCCGATGCCAAACGCTCAGCCAATGTCGATAGAAGACCAAGTCAATTCGGCGTTTATTCAACTGACCTCGATTAAAGTCCCCTTCTCCGTAGAGATTGCCAAGTTGCAAATGCTGTTGCCTGTTATCAACGAGCCCGTTTTACTTCGTGCGAAGTTATCCAGCACGAAAAAGTCTTTCTACATTAAAAACACAGAGCCAGCACAAAACCTTGCTTTGACATTAGAGATTGGCGAAGACGAGATATGCGCCGAGGGTAAAATAAACCTTCACTCAATTCATAGCCGACTCAAAGCTGTTCCACCATATGCCGAGTGGTTAAATACGATCACTAAGCTGGAAGGCGAGTTGGCCTATAAAATAGTGTGGGACAAACATCGATTAAACGCGCATGTAACGACAAACGGTCTTGACCTTGCACTTAGTAAAAAAAATCCCGACTATCCAATCTCTGTATATGGTGAACTCATTGCCGACTTTATCTTAGAAAAAAACCTACTTTCGATAAATATGCGTGACCAGCCTAAATTTAATGTGCAGTTTTCGACGCACCACTTCAACGAGTTGCTGGAAACGTACCAGTTGTCTGCTGCCTCATCGCAGTTCGTTTTGGAAAACGTATCCCCTTTATTCGAAATACAACCGAAAGGTCAACTCACGTTCAACCTTAACACGTTTGAAACCACGGCCGACGCGTTCAGTATTACGAATCAAAATCTCCAGTTTGAACTCGAATCGCTGCGTTATCACTTGAACGAAGAACAGGTAGTTTTATCTTTACTAAGCAAGGGTGAGTTATCTCTTGCATCTCTCTCCCCTCAATTTGTAAGCACTATGCATTACAACGGTCACGTTCAGCTGGTCCATGCAAAAGAACGAACGAATGTCATCATCGCACCTATTGAGCTATCGACACCTTTACTAAACGATGAGTTAACAGCACTAAAAGTTCAAAAACCAACTCTCACTTTATCTGGGTATGTGAACTTAACACCGAATCAAGCACCTGAATTTGAGTTAAAGCTTACTGCGAAAAGCGAGAGTGTGGCTAAAAACACCGATTTCATCGTGCCAGAAGTGACGACCGACTTCACTATTTTGGGTTCTGAAGGGAATGTTACGATAAGTGGTGAAGTGCTCAGTGACGCACTGCCCCTTGGCCGGTTAAACGTGCATGGCCCGATTAGCGCAACTCATGTAACCTTCAGTGGTGAAAAGATAAACGTGGCTAAACTCTTAAAGCAGATTAAAGCTCACGCTCTATCGCCCCTAAAGCCAACCAGCGGAACGCTCTCTTATAATTTTGAGTTAAACAATCTCAATCTATTTGAACCAAAACTAAACACCGCAAACGCGTCAGTAACCTTTCATAAGCTGTCAGGCAAGTGGCAAGATACGGCGTTTTCAACTTTAAGTTTCCATGATCAATTTAGTTTCGAAGACGCTCATTGGCAGAGCCAATCCACCGATGGTGTGCTTACTGTTGCCAGCATGCTGTCAGATAATACGCTGACTTCTCTACGTACAAACGTAAAGTTACGTCAAGTTCAGGAGTCATTCACTGTGCAGTTGCAAAATTTATCTGTAGAGGTGATGGGTGGGCAATTGAGTGTACCAGCCTTGCAATTGCCATTGGGTGAAGTGCAATCCATTGTCGTCTCAGTTGATAGCTTAAGTTTAAAGGAATTAGTCTCGGCACAACAGTCGCAAGGTATTGTTGTTGAGGGAACGATTTCAGGCAAGCTACCCGTGGAAATTGGCCAAAACACGAAAGGCGATGTTTCCATCCTTATTTCCAAAGGCTTGTTAAAGAATGATGGAGATGGCGTGATAAAAGTGAAAGATAATCCCGCGGTGTCTAGAATGAAGTCGCAACAAAGTAACTTGAGAATCGCATTTGAAGCCCTAGAAAATCTGCAATATCACTTGCTGAGCGCAAAAGTAAACATGGATGAAACGGGAGAAATGATACTGGATACCAAAATCCAAGGATATAACCCAGATATTGATAACGATGTAAATTTTAACTTGAACTTGAACTACGATTTACCCGGTTTACTTCAATCTTTGCTAATTGCCGAGCAGCTTGAGAAGAAGTTAACGGATCGCCTTATCCCAAAGGAGTCAAAATGA
- a CDS encoding YnbE family lipoprotein, whose amino-acid sequence MKQLLLSLLAASALAGCTHRIEVAAKEPITINMNLKIDHEIRVKVDKELDTLFEENESLF is encoded by the coding sequence ATGAAACAGTTACTACTGAGTTTGCTTGCGGCAAGTGCACTTGCCGGTTGCACACATCGAATTGAAGTTGCAGCAAAAGAGCCAATCACCATCAACATGAATTTGAAAATAGATCATGAGATCCGCGTCAAAGTAGACAAGGAACTCGACACTTTATTTGAAGAAAACGAAAGCCTATTCTAA
- a CDS encoding MarR family winged helix-turn-helix transcriptional regulator has translation MLGESVDQLVIDLMNLQSKIQKRVGSSLSIHGLGLSDYFVLNQLYITTSHIMSRNELAERVGLSPSGITRLLNPLEKIGLVEKETNPRDSRVSLVKLTATGKQIYEEAKVSFTESSRVLFSSLDNTQQNQLSVLLKTLL, from the coding sequence ATGTTAGGAGAGTCAGTCGATCAGTTGGTGATAGATTTAATGAATCTGCAAAGTAAGATTCAAAAGCGTGTAGGCAGTTCGCTTTCTATTCATGGTTTAGGTTTATCAGACTATTTCGTTTTAAATCAGTTGTATATTACGACTTCACATATAATGAGTCGTAATGAATTAGCAGAGCGAGTCGGTTTGAGCCCGTCAGGGATCACTCGTCTATTAAATCCACTAGAAAAAATCGGTCTGGTGGAAAAAGAAACGAATCCGCGAGATAGTCGAGTAAGCCTAGTCAAACTTACAGCGACGGGAAAACAGATTTATGAAGAGGCTAAAGTGTCTTTTACTGAATCGTCTCGCGTGTTGTTTTCATCGCTAGATAACACTCAACAAAATCAGCTATCTGTTTTGTTGAAGACCTTGCTGTAA
- a CDS encoding GNAT family N-acetyltransferase, with translation MNKKLEIYSERLQLRPLAKEDWVLFETLHRTPSVIAQCFDPPTNKELQLKFAERLGSGNHSTSMPLCLCVLTQDGQKIGILGYSFNEKQVREIGYLYLPEFHGKGYASEALNELIRWCEIEIEVTEFAAVVSEGNVGSMKVLERAGFTLMSIEKDAFQIGGEKITDYYFSYQKMEGASSDDLRR, from the coding sequence ATGAATAAGAAATTGGAAATTTACTCGGAGCGTTTGCAATTGCGGCCTTTGGCAAAGGAAGACTGGGTGCTTTTTGAAACATTACATCGAACGCCAAGTGTTATCGCTCAATGTTTTGACCCACCGACCAATAAAGAGCTTCAACTGAAATTTGCGGAGCGGTTGGGGAGCGGGAATCACAGTACATCAATGCCATTGTGTTTATGTGTTCTTACGCAGGATGGTCAAAAAATAGGGATTTTGGGGTATTCATTTAACGAAAAACAGGTCCGTGAAATTGGCTATCTTTATTTACCTGAGTTTCATGGTAAAGGATACGCAAGTGAAGCACTAAATGAACTGATTCGTTGGTGTGAGATAGAGATAGAAGTAACCGAATTTGCCGCGGTCGTTTCCGAGGGCAATGTTGGATCGATGAAAGTACTTGAGCGTGCAGGCTTTACTCTGATGTCGATTGAGAAAGATGCCTTCCAAATTGGCGGAGAGAAAATCACTGACTATTATTTTAGCTATCAAAAAATGGAAGGCGCATCTTCTGATGACTTGCGGAGGTAA
- the argA gene encoding amino-acid N-acetyltransferase has translation MRTTELVDGFRQSAPYVNAHRGKTFVVMLGGEAVNQRGYRSIINDVALLNSLGIKIVLVYGARPQIDEALAMSGIDCQFHEGVRVTDDASFKVIKQVAGAMQLDITARLSTSLSSTPMMGNHINVVSGNFVIAQPLGVDQGVDYCHSGRVRRIDVNGIRRQLDTNGIVLLGPVAASVTGESFNLTAEEVATQVALKLKADKMIGFCMESGVVDEKGEVIPELMPNEAEKVVERYRKIIPPCMSTVAFLQAAIEACRGGVHRCHIVSYCEDGALLQELFSLDGIGTQIAPQSSEQLRRACIGDIGGILDLIRPLEEQGFLVRRSREQLEMEIEQFSVIDRDGLIIGCAALYPFPEEEAGEFACLVVHPQYRDADRGSVLLRSVINQAKHMQFKTLFALTTRSIHWFLEQGFEFADVEDLPAKKKSLYNYQRRSKILKLDLSTLTQAR, from the coding sequence GTGCGTACAACCGAACTTGTTGATGGTTTTCGTCAGTCAGCACCTTATGTTAATGCTCACCGCGGCAAGACCTTTGTGGTTATGCTCGGTGGAGAAGCGGTAAATCAACGTGGTTACCGCAGTATTATTAACGATGTGGCGCTATTAAATAGTCTTGGGATTAAAATTGTGCTGGTATACGGCGCTCGTCCTCAGATTGATGAAGCATTGGCGATGTCAGGCATTGATTGTCAATTTCATGAAGGCGTCCGTGTGACGGACGATGCGTCGTTTAAAGTGATCAAACAAGTCGCGGGAGCGATGCAATTAGATATTACTGCGCGCTTGAGCACGTCTTTAAGTAGCACGCCAATGATGGGAAACCACATTAACGTCGTAAGTGGTAACTTTGTAATCGCTCAACCTTTGGGCGTTGACCAAGGGGTGGATTATTGTCATTCAGGTCGTGTTAGACGCATTGATGTAAATGGCATCCGTCGCCAATTAGACACCAATGGGATTGTATTACTTGGGCCGGTGGCGGCTTCAGTTACCGGTGAAAGCTTTAACCTAACGGCAGAAGAAGTCGCGACTCAAGTAGCACTTAAGTTAAAGGCCGATAAAATGATCGGTTTTTGTATGGAGAGTGGTGTTGTCGATGAAAAAGGTGAAGTAATTCCTGAACTGATGCCAAACGAAGCGGAGAAAGTCGTTGAGCGCTACCGCAAAATTATTCCACCGTGCATGAGTACAGTTGCTTTTTTACAAGCGGCTATCGAGGCGTGTCGTGGAGGCGTGCATCGCTGTCACATTGTCAGTTACTGCGAAGATGGTGCATTGCTGCAAGAGTTATTCTCGCTCGATGGGATTGGTACGCAAATCGCACCACAGAGTTCGGAGCAACTCCGACGCGCCTGCATCGGCGACATTGGTGGTATTTTGGATTTGATCCGTCCGCTTGAGGAACAAGGCTTTTTAGTGCGTCGTTCTCGTGAACAGCTTGAAATGGAAATTGAACAATTTAGCGTAATAGACCGTGATGGTCTGATTATTGGATGTGCGGCGCTTTACCCATTTCCTGAAGAAGAAGCTGGAGAGTTTGCGTGTTTAGTGGTACATCCACAATATCGTGATGCTGACCGAGGCAGTGTATTGCTGCGCTCTGTGATTAACCAAGCGAAACACATGCAGTTCAAAACACTGTTTGCATTAACAACACGTAGTATTCATTGGTTTTTAGAGCAGGGCTTTGAAT
- a CDS encoding YdbL family protein, producing MNLLHVIKTSAVTMIALAFSASVFAMSLQDAKDQGLVGELRNGYLGVAVSSQEVESLVKDINQKRKIAYEEIAERNNLTLDQVAARAGIKNLERTQAGLLVENAQGQLVKK from the coding sequence ATGAACTTATTACACGTAATTAAAACTTCTGCCGTGACTATGATTGCATTGGCGTTCAGCGCAAGTGTGTTTGCTATGAGCTTACAAGATGCCAAAGACCAAGGTTTAGTTGGTGAACTGAGAAATGGCTATTTAGGGGTTGCTGTATCAAGCCAAGAAGTTGAAAGTTTGGTTAAAGACATCAATCAGAAACGTAAGATAGCCTATGAAGAAATTGCTGAGCGCAATAACCTCACGCTGGACCAAGTTGCGGCTCGAGCTGGGATAAAAAACCTCGAGCGAACGCAAGCGGGATTGCTGGTCGAAAATGCTCAGGGCCAATTAGTAAAAAAATAA
- a CDS encoding DUF1801 domain-containing protein, with translation MNRDIEQHFANYPETARVRLGYLREMVFELANELKLGDVTESLKWGAPSFSVSKGSPLRMDWTVSSPTNCFLFFHCQTRLVETFKEVYGTELVFQGNRAIVLNLAEPWPVSSIKHCVEVALTYHQRKHLPLLGM, from the coding sequence ATGAATAGAGACATTGAACAGCATTTTGCAAACTACCCTGAAACAGCACGTGTGAGGTTAGGTTACCTTCGTGAAATGGTGTTCGAACTTGCCAATGAATTGAAATTGGGGGACGTGACGGAGTCACTTAAATGGGGTGCGCCTAGTTTTAGTGTAAGCAAAGGCAGTCCGCTTAGAATGGATTGGACAGTATCTTCCCCGACAAATTGCTTTCTTTTTTTTCATTGTCAAACACGGTTAGTTGAGACGTTCAAAGAAGTGTATGGCACAGAGCTTGTTTTTCAGGGCAATCGAGCAATTGTATTAAATCTGGCGGAGCCTTGGCCTGTTTCATCTATCAAACATTGCGTAGAAGTAGCGCTTACCTATCACCAACGCAAACACCTTCCTTTGTTGGGGATGTAG
- a CDS encoding ester cyclase, with protein sequence MKKEILKDFIQRVWNEGDISAISEYLADSYHIMHDPGDPWDGMTLDVAGFQNRVLISRAPVPDQCFEIQSLFENEDNVCMTWLWKGTHLGEIAGFPSSGKTLHMSGATVYFFENNRISGHWQVADRLSIFQQLQANPSK encoded by the coding sequence ATGAAAAAAGAGATATTAAAAGATTTTATTCAAAGAGTCTGGAATGAGGGTGACATAAGCGCTATCTCTGAATATTTGGCCGATTCTTATCACATTATGCATGATCCTGGGGATCCATGGGATGGCATGACGTTAGATGTCGCAGGATTTCAGAATAGGGTATTGATTTCACGTGCGCCAGTGCCAGATCAATGCTTTGAAATACAATCGCTGTTTGAAAATGAAGACAATGTTTGTATGACATGGTTGTGGAAAGGGACACACTTAGGTGAAATCGCCGGTTTTCCCTCATCAGGAAAGACACTGCATATGTCAGGCGCTACCGTGTATTTTTTTGAAAATAATAGAATATCGGGACACTGGCAAGTTGCCGACCGTCTGAGTATCTTTCAACAACTCCAGGCGAACCCAAGCAAATAA